The genomic DNA gggggctgttttgtatttaaattagttaggggtccataaccgcaacttttggaaagataggggtccaaaagtgcaattaagccttttttttatgatagtaaTAAAGTCTTATGTTTTAGAAAGTTTTGAATTTCTCCATGTTAAGTGTGTCTTTGAATTTCTCAATATTATTGACAATAAAAGTTATTTCCTCGTCGTTTAAACAATTTCTTAtcattcttattctttttttttatagaatgagTAGCTATGGAGAAATGTGTCTCGCTGATAGTGCAACTACCCACACAATTctcaaagataaaaaatatttttcttaccTATTAAAAGGAGAATCAACCGTTAATACCATATCTGGTACTATAAAGATAATTGAAGGCTCCGGAAGAGCTAATATATCATTATGTGGAGggacaaaattatatattaagaaTGCGTTGTACTCACCTAAGTCTCATAGAAATTTATTAAGTTTCAAAGATATTCGCCTAAACGGATACCATCTCGAAACAAGAAACGAAGTAAGTGTTGAATATCTTTGCATCACAAAACATGACTTAGATAGAAAATGTGTATTGGAAAAACTACCTACTTTTTCCTCTGGATTGTACTACACCTACATTAGTACAATTGAAGCAAATGTAATTgtaaaccagaagtttacaaatcatGATAATTTTGTGGTTTGGCATGAACGGTTGGGCCATCCCGGATCTATAATGATGCGAAAAATAATTGAACATTCATGTGGTCATCAATTGAAGAGCCGGGAGATTCTTCAATCTAATAAATTTTCATGCACTTCTTGTTCACAAGGGAAGTTAATAACTCGACCATCACCAACAAAAATTGGAAGTGAATCTCTAAATTTTTTAGAACGCATACATGGTGATATTTGTGGGCCAATACACCCACCGTGCGGACCATTTAGATATTTTATGGTTTTAATCGACGCATCAACAAGATGGTCACACGTTTGTTTATTGTCAACTCGCAACCAGGCGTTTGCGAGATTGCTAGCtcaattaattagaataagAGCTCACTTCCCTGATTATCCTGTAAAGAAAATACGTCTTGATAATGCTGCTGAGTTTTCATCTCAAACATTCAATGATTATTGCATGTCCATTGGAATTGACATTGAACATCCTGTAGCACATGTTCATACACAAAATGGACTTGCAGAATCATTTATTAAGCGTATACAGTTAATTGCAAGACCACTTCTCATGAGATGTAAACTCCCAATTTCCACTTGGGGACATGCAATTCTGCATGCTGCAACATTGATTCGCATCCGGCCAACCAGTTATCATGACTCTTCCCCTTTGAAATTGGTTTTTGGTCAAGAACCTAATATTTCCCATCTGCGAATATTTGGATGTGCGGTGTATGTTCCAATTTCTCCACCACAACGCACTAAGATGGGTCCTCAAAGAAGGTTGGGaatatatgttggatatgaatCTCCATCTATTATAAAGTATCTCGAACCCACGACAGGAGATTTATTTACAGCTCGATTTGCTGATTGTCACTTTGATGAATCAAATTTCCCAACATTAGGGGGAGAGAAAATGCAGCTGAAAAAGGAGATCAGTTGGAATGAACCTTCATTGTCTCATCTTGATCCTCGAACTAAACAATGTGAACTGGAAGTTCAAAAGATAATTCATTTGCAAAGTTTAGCAAACCAACTGCCAAATGCATTCACTGATCCAAAAAGTGTGACTAAATCATACATACCAGCTGCTAATGCTCCAATAAAATTGAATGTTCCTGTCGGACTATCTCATATTGCAAACGAGTCTCAACCACGCATGAAGCGTGGCAGACCAATCGGTTCCAAAGATAAAAATCCTCGTGCAAGAAAAGGAGCTAAAAGAAAAGACGGCCCAAATGAGGATATAGAAACTTCAACAGACCCTTCTGACATAATCAATATTTCAGTTCCAGAAGAAGCTGATCAGGTACCTGACATACATGAAAATCAAGAGATCTCAATAAATTATGTCACTAATGGAATACAATGGAACCGACATGAAGTCAACGTTGACGAtatttttgcatataatatagCGCTAAATGTAATGAATGATAACGAGGATCATGAACCAAGGTCTATTAAAGATTGTAAACAAAGCGAGAATTGGCCAAAATGGAAAGATGCAATTAAAGCAGAATTATACTCGCTCAACAAGAGAAAAGTCTTTGGACCTGTCGTCCGAACACCTAAAGGAGTGAAACCAGTTGGGTATAAATGGGTGTTTGTGCGTAAACGTAATGAAAATGGTGAAATTGCAAGATATAAAGCAAGACTCGTTGCTCAAGGATTTTCGCAAAGACCTGGGATTGACTTTAATGAGACATATTCACCTGTAGTTGACGCAACTACTTTTAGATACTTAATTAGTCTTATAGCTTATGAAGGGCTAAATTTGCATATGATGGATGTGGTTACTGCCTACTTGTATGGCTCACTTGATAGTGACATCTACATGAAGATCCCTGAAGGATTTAACTTACCTGATACAAATAGTTCAGGATCTAGGGAAGACTActccataaaattaaataagtctCTCTATGGGCTAAAACAATCTGGACGCATGTGGTATAATCGCCTTAGTGAATATTTGCTAAAGGAGGGATACAAAAATGACTCTGTTTGTCCatgtatttttatgaaaagatcTGAAAATGAATTTGCTATAATTGCTGTCTATGTTGATGACATAAACATTATTGGGACTCCCGAAGAGCTTCCAAAAGCCATAGATTGCCTAAAGAAAGAATTCGAAATGAAAGATTTGGGAAAGACAAAGTTTTGTCTCGGATTACAAATCGAACATTTAAATAATGGAATTTTTTTGCATCAAGAAACCTACATAGCAAAAGTGTTAAAACGTTTCTACATGGACAAATCTCATCCATTACCTACTCCAATGGTTGTTAGATCACTAGATGTGGAGAAAGATCCTTTCAGACCTCGAGAAGAAGGTGAAGAACTACTTGGTCCTGAAGTACCATATCTTAGTGCAATAGGAGCATTAATGTACCTTGCTAATTATACGCGTCCAGATATATCATTTTCTGTTAACCTATTATCAAGATACAGTTCTTCACCTACACAAAGACATTGGAATGGGGTCAAGCATGTACTTCGTTATCTTTGAGGTACAATGGATATGGGTTTGTTTTATCCTAAAGTACCCAAACTAGAATTAATTGGTTATGCAGATGCAGGTTATTTATCAGATCCTCATCATGGTAGATCACAAACAGGTTATTTGTTTACAAGTGGAAATACAGCAATTTCATGGAGATCTGTGAAACAGACAATAACAGCAACATCATCAAATCACGCGGAACTTTTAGCATTACATGAGGCAAGTAGAGAATGTGTTTGGTTAAGATCCATGATTCAGCACATCCAAAAGAATTGTGGTTTATCCTCCGAAAGAATGGATGCAACAATAATTTACGAAGATAATACAGCATGCATCGCTCAGTTGAAAGAAGGATACATTAAAGGAGACCGAACAAAACACATTTCTCCAAAATTCTTTTTCACTCATGATCTTCAGAAGGATGGTGATATCAGCATTCAACAAATTCGGTCGTGTGATAATCTTGCAGATGTTTTTACAAAGTCGCTCCCAAGTAAAGTTTTTGAGAAACTTGTACTAAGAATTGGTCTTCGCCGTCTAAGAGATATTTGTCTTCATGAGGGGGAGAAATAAATGTGTTCTGCactctttttttccttcaccaaggttttatcccattgggtttttctggtaaggtttttaacgaggcaattcaaactcaaaaggatattgtactctttttccttcactagaattttttttcccacggggttttattttagtaaggttttaatgaggcatatcctcgatggacatccaagggggagtgttataaatattaatattggatGTCCAAATAGCAAATGTGTTAGTGGGCCATACTACTAGGTTTTGGGCTTAGTTCATTAGCTACTCtatttccctataaatagagctcatttgtaacattgatACACACATCAGTGAATAAgaatatttctctcttcttctcattCTCTCTATTACTGTCTCTATTTACTTATATTCATAACAAAAaggtttttgtttctctttctcaCACGCtacaatgttttatttttgagtcatttaatacaatttttgtgacaacttctttttttattggtcaaaaacaattgagagagaaaaaagaagagagagaataagataataatgtgagtatgagagagaaagttgtcaaaaagttgtgttgtacgaatatcatttctcttatcttTTGTATGTTGGGATAAAAAGAGTTGTTGAGGGAATGGGACAAATTAGATTGTACTATGAAGGAGTATGCGTGTTGGGTGGGTGAGACCGTTGCAAAGGTTGTATTTGTAACCAAATACAGAAAAAAAAGGAGGGAATGGACCACATGCTAAACATACCCAAAAATGGAAAAGAATTTattatctttatctttgatttcatttcattttgtttcaatGTTTGGTTTGGGTCATAAAGTcactatttattttaataaccAGAAATGCAAAAGGAAAATACTtgaaataaaagaatgagttCAAGTGCTACCAAGTAAAATTTTAAGGTTGgaacacataaataaaaaataaaatagtagaaGGACTATTTTTTCATTTCAGTGAGTTTGAGTGCTACCAAGTAATTtcttaacttcattttcatcttctcctttttgcttattgtttttaaaacttttagtaatattttaattaaaaaaattgattacttGGATAAAGTTGAGAGTTTAAAAATGACTGGGTTGGGTTGTTTAGGAGTTAGAGTTGGTTGAGTGTTTGAACTCGTTTGTTATAGGttcataaacaaataatttgcGGGATTATTTTTAGAGACTTTTAAGAACACCATAAACAATGACTGAAAAAGCAAGTTAAAAATTATGCATGTTAAAATAGTTTTTCGTCAGTGTGGTTGAAAAAGCATAGATTTTATGTCTCTTTTATATCATTTTCAGCATGAAaatcattttgtaaaaaaaccatttttgcaAAAAGCTATTGACTATGCTTTGTCTTTAGTTTTTTATGGACTTTGGTAGATCTCTTGGCTTGAGTTATGTACCATGGAACATGTTTTGTGTTATGACTTCCTTATTATATTGATTCTGgcttcataaaaatataaacttgCAAAATGAAACAGATTTTCCCATCTGTAATTGTAAGTTCATACATGCAAAAGGTATGTTACTTTTCTTGTGAGCATTTCCCTAAAGCACAATCAATGGAGGACTTGCAAATGTGACAAAGTTATCGTTGAAAACTAGAAAGACAAAACATCCCACCAAATGCGGTGATTATAACATCTCAACTAGTAAGAAAACAATCAATCAACTTCCAATACATTTTCAAACAGATGTCCAACCATATGGTTATCAAAAGCTATTTTTCTTAGACTTTATTAGCCCAACAAAGCATAACAACACAACTACTTCAAGAACCTCAATGCTCACTAGTCTTTTTACTTTATTCTGCAGAAATTTAAGCAAATCTGTAAGGCACATTCATGAtggttaatttgttttaaatgaTCAATCAGGTTAACAAATAAGCAAATCTATAAGGCACATTCATATGGAAATTCAAATCACCATGCATAAATACTTCGCCATAATCTTACACTTTGCCACCAAATTCCACGAGTAATTGTTCAAGTCACGCATGCATGAGTTGGGAAATAACAGTCTTAAACCAGTACCATGAAAGGAAAAACagaaaagaggagaagaaattACAACATACTAAAGCAAACCATCAATTAGTGAGCAATCAACAAATCGTCTGACTTTAGATTTGACATCTTTTACTCTTTGAGATGTTTTGGTAGACTCATCCTGCATTCTAGTCAATCTCTCTTTCCAATCAGCCTCTTTATCACATATTGCTTTCAACTTCTCTGACAATTCCTTCAACTTCTCAGACACTTTCTTCTTCTCTACTTCACACTCTTTCAATTCACCCTCAGCTATTTCAATGAACTTCCTAATGCtgtcttttttttccttcaatgtGCCACTCTTCTTAAGAATCTGCCTTGCCTCAAGTATCTCAGTTAGCCTGGTGTGAAGCCACTCAACTTCCACTTTCAGATTTTTTATGTCATTAACGTCACCGATCTTAATTTTCAGGTCATTTCCTTTGATGTTAGCAATATCCTTTTTGTCCAAATCTGATATTATTTCACAGATCGTATCCAAGAAAGCTGAACGAAATTTCACCGACTTTGTCACACAATTCTTGGTAATATCTCCATGTTTGCcgataatttttcttaatatcgACATAAATTCTGGCTTCACTTGATATATATTAACCATGTCCTCAGGCTGGCTTTGCATTTCAGAATCAACCTCATCATCTTCCGCTCCCGCCATGGAAACCAGTTGAGTTAGTTTGAGGCTAAAGGATGGGGATGAACATCCAGTCCTTGAAATACACTTCATATGATTCTCATTTGTTACATCCTCAACCATAGGGATCCTTTCTTCTTCAAATGTATTTTTTCTAACCATTAGGCTTGAATGGTTGGACGGTGAATTTTCAGCCTTATCTTCTTCATCCATCATTTCTCGTCCACCTACTGTCGAGTATTCAACATTTTCAGCCTCTTTATGTCCCAGCTCTGGTTCCAATGTGGGAGGATCAGCTATTTGATGAGAACTTTCTTCTGGAACTTGATATGCCTGCACCAAATCTCGTAATagattaaattaacaattaacgATTCCATAAATATATGAATATGTGTGTGcgtacaaaatatatttatttcataCAGTTTTGATAGTTTGAGCTGGAATATCAAGCTGTTGAATGTCATCAGGGGCAGCAGAATGTCCTCTTGATATATGAGGGCGTGAACATCTTGACAAAGATGTTGTTCCGGTTTCAACAGGCATTTTAGAGGATCTCAAAGAGCATCGGCGACCAGAAGATCTCAAAGTGCAACGGAGATCAGAAATCATTGTGGAATCCAAATTTAATCGCCTTCTAGTAGAGACAGGGCAATCCCTAGACTCTGACTGAACATATCCACAAGGCAACAAGTTGAAGTTAgtgttaaatttaaaataacaagacagataatattttttagagaaaccgAGGAAACATGTCATTGTACATTAAGTCCTAAGCATATACATTGATGAAGAGGTTTTCCATTGTTATAAACAACCAAAAATGTTCTATTCAAGGCTAAACTAAATATTATAGAAAATTTCCTTTAACACTTACTTCCTACTGTGAGTAAAAATGAGAAGATCACTTTTCATGTGTGGTGAACAAAAAGATGTTACTTTTTTAGTTATTAATATTGGTCAATTAAAATTCTATGGTCCATCAGGAAATGAAAAATGACTTCCACTTGaagtaatatttttaataaaaatgtcaacttttaaataatttatacttTTCTATAAGGCAAAATCATCACCAAATTCACAGAAATAACACATAACACTTCAAGGTTTAACAAATTTCATACTCCTATGCATACTACTAGTCTAGAAGTTAAATCAAACTTTGGTTGTTAACATTAGGAAAGAAGAGAGGAGAGTGAATCAAACTTTACCTGGTTGTTAACTTTGGTTGTTGACTCACCCAagttcttccttttcttcatccttGCTTTCCCTTTCTTTGGTGGCATGGTTGTGtaaatagaaattaattttttactaatGAAGAGAGGTTTGTGTGTTGTGTGTCTCACGTTGCAATGTTTactaatgaaaattttgaatttaaaactaaaaatgtatataaattcTCTCTCTACCACATACACACACTattattgttttgaattttgaaacaaAAGTAGTTGTTGGGGAAATGAGACAAATTAATTAGCACTATGAATTATGATGGAGTGTAGGAGACCGTTGGAGGGGTTATATATGTAAAATTGTGAATactaaatgaagaaaaaaaaaggtgggAAGAGTTAATTCTGAAAACATACACCAAAATGGAAGATTCTCACCCTTGTGGGGTCCTTTAGGGTGAGTCATGCTATATTGTACAACCTTCACATTGGAGAAGTTTTATCTACTCTTCCTACTATTAGTGGGTTTTATTCCATAAACTCataattaaattcattgtttcctttgtaaatttttcttaaacaGATAAATATGTCGGTCTTCTCATCTTGCACTTATTTGTTAAGTAATGTATAAACTTGGTCATTGCACTGGAATAGTTGTTGTGAATTTGATGAGAaaacacaccaataacaaacttgatgtatGGAGTAAGAGATAagcaagcaaccaaaacaaagtgtatagaacaattataaacacaagccaaaagtagaaaacaacgagagagaaaggaagagaaaacacaaaagaatttgttgacccagttcggtccaaattgacctagtctggggtaGAGAGCAGCCatccgcctaattctacccaaagttcCAATcgcttcccgtaaccaagagactcaatgtttcccaaggtgaatcaaccctcaaaccctagtgtttgttccaaagagacaaactctatacaaaccctcaatctcttcccgt from Medicago truncatula cultivar Jemalong A17 chromosome 8, MtrunA17r5.0-ANR, whole genome shotgun sequence includes the following:
- the LOC11433714 gene encoding uncharacterized protein isoform X2, with translation MKKRKNLGESTTKVNNQSESRDCPVSTRRRLNLDSTMISDLRCTLRSSGRRCSLRSSKMPVETGTTSLSRCSRPHISRGHSAAPDDIQQLDIPAQTIKTAYQVPEESSHQIADPPTLEPELGHKEAENVEYSTVGGREMMDEEDKAENSPSNHSSLMVRKNTFEEERIPMVEDVTNENHMKCISRTGCSSPSFSLKLTQLVSMAGAEDDEVDSEMQSQPEDMVNIYQVKPEFMSILRKIIGKHGDITKNCVTKSVKFRSAFLDTICEIISDLDKKDIANIKGNDLKIKIGDVNDIKNLKVEVEWLHTRLTEILEARQILKKSGTLKEKKDSIRKFIEIAEGELKECEVEKKKVSEKLKELSEKLKAICDKEADWKERLTRMQDESTKTSQRVKDVKSKVRRFVDCSLIDGLL
- the LOC11433714 gene encoding uncharacterized protein isoform X1; protein product: MPPKKGKARMKKRKNLGESTTKVNNQSESRDCPVSTRRRLNLDSTMISDLRCTLRSSGRRCSLRSSKMPVETGTTSLSRCSRPHISRGHSAAPDDIQQLDIPAQTIKTAYQVPEESSHQIADPPTLEPELGHKEAENVEYSTVGGREMMDEEDKAENSPSNHSSLMVRKNTFEEERIPMVEDVTNENHMKCISRTGCSSPSFSLKLTQLVSMAGAEDDEVDSEMQSQPEDMVNIYQVKPEFMSILRKIIGKHGDITKNCVTKSVKFRSAFLDTICEIISDLDKKDIANIKGNDLKIKIGDVNDIKNLKVEVEWLHTRLTEILEARQILKKSGTLKEKKDSIRKFIEIAEGELKECEVEKKKVSEKLKELSEKLKAICDKEADWKERLTRMQDESTKTSQRVKDVKSKVRRFVDCSLIDGLL